The DNA window ACGTCGAGTAGATGGCGGCCACCGGCTTCATGCCCTCGGAGGCGAGGCCGGCCGCGAAGGTGACGGCGTGCTGCTCGGCGATGCCGACGTCGTAGAAGCGGTCCGGGAAGACGCGCTGGAAGCGATCGAGGCTGGTGCCGTCGGCCATGGCGGCCGTGATCCCGACGATGCGCGAGTCCTCCTTCGCGAGATCGATCAGCGTGTCCGCGAACACCACCTGGTACTTGGGCGGCCCGGGCTTGCTCGGCGCGAACTTCCCCGACTCGATGTCGAACTTGCCGACGCCGTGGTACTTGAACGGGTCCTGCTGCGCGGGCTCGTAGCCATAGCCCTTGGCCGTGATCGCGTGGATCAGGATCGGGCCGTCGCCGTTCGCGAGCATGGCGCGCACGTTGTCGAAGGTCTCGAGCAGCACGTCCACCCGATGCCCCTGGATCGGGCCCACGTACTTGAAGCCGAGGGCCTCGAAGAGGAGGCCCGGCGAGAAGAACACCTTGAGCGACTCCTCGGCCTTCTGCGCCCAGTGGATCATGTCGCCCGGCAGCGAGCCCAGGAACTCCTTCGCCCAGCCCTTCATGCGCCGCACCATGGGCGCCGAGAGCTTGCGCGAGAGGTACGAGGAGAGCGCGCCCACGTTGGGGGAGATCGACATCTCGTTGTCGTTCAGCACCACCACGAGGTTCCGCTGGTGCAGGTGGCCGGCGTGGTTGAGCGCCTCGAAGGCCATGCCCGCCGTCATGCCGCCGTCGCCGATGAGGGCGATGGCGAAG is part of the Gemmatimonadota bacterium genome and encodes:
- the dxs gene encoding 1-deoxy-D-xylulose-5-phosphate synthase — its product is GAVELITAIHYVFDTPRDRLVLDVGHQGYAHKMLTGRRTGFDQIGKEDGIGKFLRRAESPFDHFGAGHAGTSISAALGMARAFQHQGQDRFAIALIGDGGMTAGMAFEALNHAGHLHQRNLVVVLNDNEMSISPNVGALSSYLSRKLSAPMVRRMKGWAKEFLGSLPGDMIHWAQKAEESLKVFFSPGLLFEALGFKYVGPIQGHRVDVLLETFDNVRAMLANGDGPILIHAITAKGYGYEPAQQDPFKYHGVGKFDIESGKFAPSKPGPPKYQVVFADTLIDLAKEDSRIVGITAAMADGTSLDRFQRVFPDRFYDVGIAEQHAVTFAAGLASEGMKPVAAIYSTFLQRAYDQVVHDVCVQNLDVTFAMDRAGLVGADGATHQGLYDIAYLRSLPNIVVMAPKDENELRHMLRTAVEHDGP